In one window of Littorina saxatilis isolate snail1 linkage group LG11, US_GU_Lsax_2.0, whole genome shotgun sequence DNA:
- the LOC138979696 gene encoding mitochondrial inner membrane protein Mpv17-like — MAGLWRSYLRVLDKYPISTMCSTTGTLMAAGDAISQLAIEGNTIKKYDTVRSGRFFVLGFCVMGPMLRFWYLALHKMYHGTRYASLKMLVTDQTVGAPVVLATFVVGIGALRGDSRQQIKDSMKRDYLTIMLNNYKIWPAAQTINFFFMPLQHRVLFVNFIALGWNTYLAWITERKPEPESE; from the exons ATGGCAGGGCTGTGGCGGAGCTACCTTCGTGTGTTGGACAAATATCCAATCTCTACGATGTGTTCTACCACAG GAACACTGATGGCAGCAGGAGATGCAATCAGCCAGCTGGCTATAGAAGGCAACACGATCAAGAAGTATGACACTGTACGATCGGGGAGATTTTTTGTTCTCGGATTCTGCGTCATG GGTCCCATGCTGCGGTTCTGGTACCTGGCACTGCACAAAATGTATCATGGGACAAGATACGCTTCGCTCAAAATGTTGGTCACTGACCAG ACGGTGGGCGCCCCTGTTGTGCTGGCTACGTTCGTTGTGGGCATCGGGGCTCTGCGCGGAGACAGCAGGCAGCAAATCAAAGACTCCATGAAGAGg GACTACTTGACAATTATGCTGAACAATTACAAG ATCTGGCCTGCAGCACAGACAATAAATTTCTTCTTTATGCCGCTCCAGCACAG GGTGTTGTTTGTGAACTTCATAGCATTGGGATGGAACACTTACCTCGCCTGGATCACCGAGCGCAAACCTGAGCCAGAGAGTGAATAA
- the LOC138979695 gene encoding mediator of RNA polymerase II transcription subunit 30-like isoform X2 — translation MQLNMNSQQYAERKAKLEESLNHVNGQFRRLHFIHDKVSEISTQTDDPAPQQLVPAVGVDTEPVIPVPGTEFYSMIVEQHREIVEQVRLKNQQLKEIIDQIRTIIWEINTMITMRRT, via the exons CTGAACATGAACAGCCAGCAGTATGCGGAGCGCAAGGCCAAACTGGAGGAGAGTCTCAACCACGTCAACGGTCAGTTCCGCAGACTTCACTTCATCCACGACAAGGTGTCCGAGATCTCCACTCAGACCGATGATCCTGCTCCACAG caactgGTGCCTGCGGTCGGTGTGGACACAGAGCCTGTGATTCCTGTCCCCGGCACAGAGTTTTACAGTATGATTGTCGAGCAACACAGGGAAATTGTGGAG CAAGTTCGCTTGAAGAATCAACAACTGAAGGAGATCATTGATCAGATTCGAACCATCATCTGGGAAATCAACACAATGATAACCATGAGGAGGACGTGA